Proteins encoded by one window of Pseudomonas coleopterorum:
- the hisG gene encoding ATP phosphoribosyltransferase, which produces MLTIALSKGRILDDTLPLLAEAGIVPTENPDKSRKLIIPTTQDDVRLLIVRATDVPTYVEHGAADLGVAGKDVLLEYSGQGLYEPLDLQIAQCKLMTAGAIGAAEPTGRLRVATKFVNVAKRYYAEQGRQVDIIKLYGSMELAPLVGLADKIIDVVDTGNTLRANGLEPQELIAHISSRLVVNKASMKMQYARIQALIDTLRKAVESRHRG; this is translated from the coding sequence ATGTTGACCATTGCGTTGTCCAAAGGCCGCATTCTTGACGATACATTGCCGCTCCTGGCCGAGGCGGGCATCGTGCCCACCGAAAACCCGGACAAGAGCCGCAAGCTGATCATTCCCACGACCCAGGACGATGTGCGCCTGCTGATCGTGCGCGCCACCGATGTGCCGACCTATGTCGAACACGGTGCTGCCGACCTGGGCGTTGCCGGCAAGGACGTCCTGCTCGAATACAGCGGCCAGGGCCTGTACGAGCCGCTGGATCTGCAGATTGCCCAGTGCAAGCTGATGACTGCGGGCGCCATCGGTGCTGCCGAGCCCACGGGGCGTCTGCGCGTCGCCACCAAGTTCGTCAACGTTGCCAAGCGTTACTACGCCGAGCAGGGTCGTCAGGTCGATATCATCAAGCTGTACGGCTCCATGGAGCTGGCACCGCTGGTGGGCCTGGCCGACAAGATCATCGATGTCGTCGACACCGGCAACACCCTGCGCGCCAATGGCCTGGAACCCCAGGAATTGATCGCCCACATCAGCTCCCGGCTGGTGGTGAACAAAGCCTCCATGAAAATGCAGTACGCCCGCATCCAGGCGTTGATCGACACCCTGCGCAAGGCAGTGGAGTCGCGACACCGCGGCTGA
- the hisD gene encoding histidinol dehydrogenase: protein MTASTAIRRLDATDPDFARHLDHLLSWESVSDDSVNQRVLDIIKAVRERGDAALVEFTERFDGLQVASMADLILPRERLELALTRITEAQREALETAAERVRLYHEKQKQDSWSYTEADGTVLGQKVTPLDRAGLYVPGGKASYPSSVLMNAIPAKVAGVTEVVMVVPTPRGEVNELVLAAACIAGVDRVFTIGGAQAVAALAYGTESVPRVDKVVGPGNIYVATAKRHVFGQVGIDMIAGPSEILVVCDGGTDPDWIAMDLFSQAEHDEDAQAILVSPDAEFLDKVAASIDKLLPTMERAEIINTSINGRGALIKVRDMQQAIEVANRIAPEHLELSVEDPQAWLPQIRHAGAIFMGRHTSEALGDYCAGPNHVLPTSGTARFSSPLGVYDFQKRSSIIFCSEQGASELGKTASVLARGESLSAHARSAEYRIQSDLAKGE, encoded by the coding sequence ATGACCGCTTCCACTGCTATTCGCCGACTCGATGCCACTGATCCGGACTTCGCCCGCCATCTGGACCATCTGTTGAGCTGGGAAAGTGTGTCCGATGATTCGGTCAATCAGCGGGTGCTGGACATCATCAAGGCCGTGCGCGAGCGTGGCGATGCTGCGCTGGTCGAGTTCACCGAGCGCTTCGATGGTCTGCAGGTGGCGTCGATGGCCGACCTGATCCTGCCGCGCGAGCGCCTGGAACTGGCGCTCACGCGCATCACCGAGGCCCAGCGCGAAGCGCTTGAAACCGCCGCCGAGCGGGTGCGCCTGTATCACGAAAAGCAGAAGCAGGACTCCTGGAGCTATACCGAAGCCGATGGGACTGTGCTCGGCCAGAAAGTGACGCCACTGGATCGCGCCGGCCTGTATGTGCCTGGCGGCAAGGCGTCGTACCCCTCGTCAGTGCTGATGAACGCCATTCCAGCGAAGGTGGCGGGCGTGACCGAAGTGGTCATGGTCGTGCCCACGCCGCGAGGCGAGGTCAACGAACTGGTATTGGCAGCGGCCTGCATCGCCGGGGTCGACCGCGTGTTCACCATCGGCGGCGCCCAAGCCGTTGCGGCCCTGGCCTACGGCACTGAAAGCGTGCCGCGGGTGGACAAGGTCGTCGGCCCTGGCAACATCTACGTGGCGACGGCCAAGCGCCATGTGTTCGGCCAGGTCGGGATCGACATGATCGCAGGTCCCTCCGAGATTCTGGTGGTCTGCGACGGCGGCACCGATCCGGACTGGATCGCCATGGATCTGTTCTCCCAGGCCGAACACGACGAAGACGCCCAGGCGATTCTGGTCAGCCCCGATGCGGAGTTCCTCGACAAGGTCGCGGCCAGCATCGACAAGCTGCTGCCGACCATGGAACGTGCCGAGATCATCAATACCTCGATCAACGGCCGTGGCGCGTTGATCAAGGTCCGCGACATGCAGCAGGCCATCGAGGTGGCCAACCGCATCGCGCCGGAGCACCTGGAGTTGTCGGTCGAAGATCCTCAGGCCTGGCTGCCGCAGATCCGTCACGCCGGTGCCATCTTCATGGGTCGTCACACCAGTGAAGCGCTGGGCGACTACTGCGCAGGTCCCAACCATGTGCTGCCGACGTCCGGCACGGCGCGCTTTTCCTCGCCCCTGGGGGTCTATGACTTCCAGAAGCGTTCGTCGATCATCTTCTGCTCCGAGCAGGGGGCTTCCGAACTGGGCAAGACCGCTTCGGTACTGGCCCGGGGTGAATCCCTGAGCGCCCATGCCCGCAGCGCCGAATACCGTATTCAATCCGATCTGGCAAAAGGGGAGTGA
- the hisC gene encoding histidinol-phosphate transaminase has product MSKFWSPFVKDLVPYVPGEQPKVANLVKLNTNENPYGPSPKAIEAMRAELSDALRLYPDPNSDLLKQAVADYYGVQTNQVFLGNGSDEVLAHIFHGLFQHDQPLLFPDISYSFYPVYCGLYGIPFEAVPLDDQFQIRAQDYAKPNAGIIFPNPNAPTGCLLPLEAVEQIVKASPDSVVVVDEAYVDFGGETAIKLVDRYPNLLVTQTVSKSRSLAGLRVGLAVGHPDLIEALERIKNSFNSYPIDRIAVAGAAAAFADTAYFEDTCAKVIASREKLVEGLQQRGFDVLPSAANFIFARHLEQDAAGIAARLREKGVIVRHFKQERIAQFLRISIGTPEQNQALLDAL; this is encoded by the coding sequence ATGAGCAAATTCTGGAGCCCTTTCGTCAAGGACCTGGTGCCCTACGTGCCCGGCGAGCAACCTAAGGTCGCCAACCTGGTCAAGCTCAACACCAACGAGAACCCCTACGGCCCATCGCCTAAGGCGATCGAAGCCATGCGCGCCGAGTTGAGCGATGCCCTGCGCCTGTACCCGGACCCCAACAGCGATCTGCTCAAGCAAGCCGTGGCGGACTATTACGGTGTGCAGACCAACCAGGTGTTTCTGGGCAATGGTTCGGACGAGGTGCTGGCGCATATCTTTCACGGTTTGTTCCAGCATGACCAACCGCTGCTGTTTCCGGACATCAGCTACAGCTTCTATCCGGTCTACTGCGGTTTGTATGGCATTCCCTTCGAGGCCGTGCCGCTGGATGACCAGTTCCAGATTCGTGCGCAAGACTATGCCAAGCCCAACGCCGGGATCATCTTCCCCAACCCGAACGCACCCACCGGTTGCCTCTTGCCGCTGGAGGCGGTCGAGCAGATCGTCAAGGCCAGCCCGGACTCGGTCGTTGTGGTGGACGAAGCCTACGTCGACTTCGGTGGCGAAACGGCGATCAAGCTGGTCGATCGCTATCCGAACCTGCTGGTCACCCAGACCGTGTCCAAATCACGCTCGTTGGCCGGCCTGCGTGTAGGCCTGGCGGTGGGGCATCCGGATCTGATCGAGGCGCTGGAGCGCATCAAGAACAGCTTCAACTCCTATCCGATCGACCGCATCGCCGTCGCCGGCGCCGCTGCGGCCTTCGCCGACACGGCCTACTTCGAAGACACCTGCGCCAAGGTCATTGCCAGCCGGGAAAAACTGGTCGAAGGGCTGCAACAGCGTGGGTTCGACGTGCTGCCTTCGGCGGCCAACTTCATCTTCGCTCGCCATCTCGAACAGGACGCGGCGGGCATCGCAGCTCGCCTGCGGGAGAAAGGTGTGATCGTGCGGCACTTCAAGCAGGAACGCATTGCCCAGTTCCTGCGCATCAGCATTGGTACGCCGGAGCAGAATCAGGCGTTGCTGGACGCGCTGTAA
- the algW gene encoding Do family serine endopeptidase AlgW — translation MFKALRFFGWPLLTGILIALLVILRFPQWVGLPSQDVNLQQAPQSASVIQGPVSYADAVAIAAPAVANLYTTKAVNKGAHPLFEDPQFRRFFGDNLPKQRRWESSLGSAVIMSPEGYLLTNNHVTAGADQIVVALKDGRETLARVIGSDPETDLAVLKIDLKNVPAITIGRSDGIRIGDVALAIGNPFGVGQTVTMGIISATGRNQLGLNTYEDFIQTDAAINPGNSGGALVDANGNLTGINTAIFSKSGGSQGIGFAIPTKLALEVMKSIIEHGQVIRGWLGIEVQPMTEELAESFGIKDRPGIVVAGVFQGGPAQKAGLQLGDVILSINGEAAGDGRRSMNQVARTKPGDRIAIQVMRKGKELTLNAEVGLRPPPAPAAVKTEEK, via the coding sequence ATGTTCAAGGCCTTGCGCTTCTTTGGTTGGCCGCTGTTGACCGGCATATTGATCGCCCTGCTGGTTATCCTGCGCTTTCCGCAATGGGTGGGCCTGCCCAGCCAGGACGTCAACCTGCAGCAGGCGCCGCAAAGCGCCAGCGTCATCCAGGGTCCGGTGTCCTACGCCGACGCCGTGGCCATTGCCGCCCCCGCCGTGGCGAATCTCTACACCACCAAAGCGGTCAACAAGGGCGCTCACCCGCTGTTCGAAGATCCGCAGTTCCGCCGCTTCTTCGGCGACAACCTGCCCAAGCAGCGGCGCTGGGAATCGAGCCTGGGCTCGGCGGTGATCATGAGCCCGGAAGGCTACCTGCTCACCAACAACCACGTGACCGCAGGTGCCGACCAGATCGTGGTGGCGCTCAAGGACGGACGTGAAACCCTCGCCCGGGTGATCGGCAGTGATCCGGAGACGGACCTGGCAGTGCTCAAGATCGATCTGAAGAACGTTCCGGCCATCACCATCGGGCGTTCCGACGGCATCCGCATCGGCGATGTCGCCCTGGCCATCGGTAACCCGTTCGGGGTCGGCCAGACGGTGACCATGGGCATCATCAGCGCCACCGGCCGCAACCAGCTGGGCCTCAACACTTACGAAGATTTCATCCAGACCGATGCGGCGATCAACCCCGGCAACTCCGGCGGCGCCCTGGTGGATGCCAACGGCAACCTGACCGGCATCAACACGGCGATCTTCTCCAAGTCCGGCGGTTCGCAGGGCATCGGCTTCGCCATCCCGACCAAGCTGGCGCTGGAGGTGATGAAGTCGATCATCGAACATGGCCAGGTGATTCGCGGCTGGCTGGGCATCGAAGTGCAGCCGATGACCGAAGAACTGGCCGAGTCGTTCGGCATCAAGGACCGGCCAGGCATCGTGGTTGCAGGGGTTTTCCAGGGCGGCCCGGCGCAGAAAGCCGGTTTGCAACTGGGCGACGTCATCCTCAGCATCAATGGCGAGGCGGCCGGCGATGGACGTCGGTCGATGAATCAGGTGGCCCGCACCAAGCCAGGCGACCGCATCGCCATCCAGGTGATGCGCAAGGGCAAGGAGCTCACCTTGAACGCCGAAGTGGGCCTGCGCCCGCCACCGGCGCCGGCGGCGGTGAAGACGGAGGAAAAGTAG
- a CDS encoding Nif3-like dinuclear metal center hexameric protein: protein MAVALNTLVEEADRYLGSAKIQDYCPNGLQVEGRPQVMRIVSGVTASQALLDAAVEAKADLVLVHHGYFWKGENPCVVGMKQRRLKTLLRHDISLLAYHLPLDVHAEVGNNVQLARQLELTVEGPLDPADSRVVGLIGSLPEPMHPRDFARRVQEVLGREPLLIEGSEKIRRVGWCTGGGQGYIDRAIAAGVDLYISGEASEQTFHSARENDISFIAAGHHATERYGVQALGDYLARRFALEHVFIDCPNPV from the coding sequence ATGGCTGTGGCACTGAACACGTTGGTCGAAGAAGCCGACCGTTATCTGGGCAGCGCGAAGATCCAGGATTACTGTCCCAATGGTTTGCAGGTGGAAGGGCGCCCGCAGGTCATGCGTATCGTCAGTGGGGTCACGGCAAGCCAGGCGTTGCTCGATGCCGCGGTGGAAGCCAAGGCCGATCTGGTGCTGGTGCATCATGGCTATTTCTGGAAGGGCGAGAACCCCTGCGTGGTCGGCATGAAACAGCGACGTCTGAAGACGTTGCTCAGGCACGACATCAGCCTGTTGGCCTATCACCTGCCTTTGGATGTGCACGCCGAAGTGGGCAACAACGTGCAGCTGGCGCGGCAGCTGGAGCTCACGGTGGAAGGTCCGCTGGACCCGGCCGACAGCCGCGTGGTGGGGCTGATCGGCTCATTGCCCGAACCGATGCACCCGCGTGACTTCGCTCGCCGCGTGCAGGAAGTGCTGGGCCGCGAGCCGTTGCTGATCGAAGGCAGCGAAAAGATCCGGCGCGTGGGCTGGTGCACCGGTGGCGGGCAGGGCTACATCGACCGTGCGATTGCGGCCGGTGTCGACCTGTACATCAGTGGCGAGGCGTCCGAGCAGACCTTTCACAGCGCGCGCGAGAACGACATCAGCTTCATCGCCGCCGGGCATCATGCTACCGAACGCTATGGGGTCCAGGCGCTGGGTGATTACCTGGCACGGCGCTTTGCGCTTGAGCATGTGTTCATCGACTGTCCCAATCCGGTCTGA
- the cysD gene encoding sulfate adenylyltransferase subunit CysD yields MVDKLTHLKQLEAESIHIIREVAAEFDNPVMLYSIGKDSAVMLHLARKAFFPGKLPFPVMHVDTQWKFQEMYKFRDRMVEELGLDLLVHVNPEGVAQGINPFTHGSSKHTDIMKTQGLKQALDKHGFDAAFGGARRDEEKSRAKERVYSFRDSKHRWDPKNQRPELWNVYNGKVNKGESIRVFPLSNWTELDIWQYIYLEGIPIVPLYFAAEREVIEKNGTLIMIDDDRILEHLSEEEKASIVKKKVRFRTLGCYPLTGAVESEAESLTDIIQEMLLTRTSERQGRVIDHDGAGSMEDKKRQGYF; encoded by the coding sequence ATGGTCGACAAACTGACGCATCTGAAACAGCTGGAGGCGGAAAGCATCCACATCATTCGTGAGGTGGCCGCTGAGTTCGATAACCCGGTGATGTTGTACTCCATCGGCAAAGACTCGGCCGTGATGCTGCATCTGGCGCGCAAGGCCTTCTTCCCCGGCAAGCTGCCGTTCCCGGTGATGCACGTCGACACCCAGTGGAAGTTCCAGGAAATGTACAAGTTCCGCGATCGCATGGTCGAGGAACTGGGCCTGGACCTGTTGGTGCACGTCAATCCCGAAGGCGTGGCGCAGGGCATCAACCCCTTCACCCACGGCAGCTCCAAGCACACCGACATCATGAAGACCCAGGGCCTGAAACAGGCGCTGGACAAGCACGGCTTCGACGCCGCCTTCGGGGGTGCGCGCCGCGACGAAGAGAAGTCGCGGGCCAAGGAGCGGGTCTATTCGTTCCGCGACAGCAAGCACCGCTGGGATCCGAAGAACCAGCGTCCGGAGCTGTGGAACGTCTACAACGGCAAGGTCAACAAGGGCGAATCGATCCGTGTGTTCCCTCTGTCGAACTGGACCGAGCTCGACATCTGGCAGTACATCTACCTGGAAGGCATCCCGATCGTGCCGCTGTACTTCGCCGCCGAACGTGAAGTGATCGAGAAGAACGGCACGCTGATCATGATCGACGACGACCGCATCCTCGAGCACCTCAGCGAGGAAGAGAAGGCCAGCATCGTCAAGAAGAAAGTTCGTTTCCGTACCCTTGGCTGCTACCCGTTGACGGGCGCGGTGGAGTCCGAGGCCGAAAGCCTCACCGACATCATTCAGGAAATGCTCCTGACGCGAACGTCCGAGCGCCAGGGCCGGGTCATCGATCACGATGGCGCCGGTTCCATGGAAGACAAGAAACGTCAGGGCTACTTCTAA
- the cysN gene encoding sulfate adenylyltransferase subunit CysN: MSHQSELISEDILAYLAQHERKELLRFLTCGNVDDGKSTLIGRLLHDSKMIYEDHLEAITRDSKKSGTTGEEVDLALLVDGLQAEREQGITIDVAYRYFSTAKRKFIIADTPGHEQYTRNMATGASTCDLAIILVDARYGVQTQTRRHSYIASLLGIKHIVVAINKMDLKGFDEGVFEQIKADYLKFAEAIALQPTTLAFVPMSALKGDNVVNRSEQSPWYTGQTLMEILETVEVAADRNFDDLRFPVQYVNRPNLNFRGFAGTLASGIVHKGDEVVVLPSGKSSRVKSIVTFEGELEHAGPGQAVTLTMEDEIDISRGDLLVHAANVPTVSDSFEAMLVWMAEEPMLPGKKYDIKRATSYVPGSIASIVHKVDVNTLAEGPASALQLNEIGKVKVSLDSAIALDGYDSNRTTGAFIIIDRLTNGTVGAGMIIAPAAATQGGKSHGRSAHVTTEERAQRFGQQPATVLFSGLSGAGKSTLAYAVERKLFDMGRAVFVLDGQNLRHDLNKGLPQDRAGRTENWRRAAHVARQFNEAGLVTLAAFVAPDAAGREQARDLIGADRLLTVYVQASPLVCRERDPQGLYAADQDNIPGESFPYDVPLNADLVIDTQSSSVEEGVKQVLDLLRSHGAI, from the coding sequence ATGTCGCACCAATCCGAATTGATCAGCGAGGACATCCTCGCCTACCTGGCCCAGCACGAACGCAAGGAACTGCTGCGCTTCCTTACCTGCGGCAACGTCGACGACGGCAAGAGCACCCTGATCGGGCGTCTGCTGCACGACTCCAAGATGATCTACGAAGATCACCTGGAAGCCATCACTCGCGACTCGAAGAAATCCGGCACCACCGGTGAAGAAGTCGACCTGGCGCTGCTGGTCGACGGCCTGCAGGCCGAGCGCGAGCAGGGCATCACCATCGATGTCGCCTACCGCTATTTCTCCACGGCCAAGCGCAAGTTCATCATCGCCGACACCCCGGGCCATGAGCAGTACACGCGCAACATGGCCACCGGCGCGTCCACCTGCGACCTGGCGATCATCCTCGTCGATGCCCGCTACGGCGTGCAGACCCAGACCCGCCGGCACAGCTACATCGCGTCCCTGCTGGGCATCAAGCACATCGTTGTGGCCATCAACAAGATGGACCTCAAGGGCTTCGATGAGGGTGTGTTCGAGCAGATCAAGGCCGACTACCTCAAGTTCGCCGAAGCCATCGCTCTGCAGCCGACCACATTGGCCTTCGTGCCGATGTCGGCGCTCAAGGGCGACAACGTGGTCAACCGCAGCGAGCAATCGCCGTGGTACACCGGCCAGACCCTGATGGAAATTCTGGAAACGGTGGAAGTGGCGGCCGATCGCAACTTCGACGACCTGCGTTTCCCGGTTCAGTACGTCAACCGACCGAACCTCAACTTCCGCGGCTTCGCCGGCACTCTGGCCAGCGGTATCGTGCACAAGGGCGACGAAGTGGTGGTGTTGCCTTCGGGCAAGAGCAGCCGGGTCAAATCCATCGTCACCTTCGAGGGTGAGCTGGAACACGCCGGTCCCGGCCAGGCCGTGACCCTGACGATGGAAGACGAGATCGACATCTCCCGTGGCGACCTGCTGGTGCATGCCGCCAACGTGCCGACCGTCTCCGACAGCTTCGAAGCCATGCTGGTGTGGATGGCCGAAGAGCCCATGCTGCCGGGCAAGAAATACGACATCAAGCGCGCCACCAGCTACGTGCCGGGCTCGATCGCCAGCATCGTGCACAAAGTCGATGTCAACACCCTGGCCGAAGGCCCGGCCAGTGCGCTGCAGCTCAACGAGATCGGCAAGGTCAAGGTGTCGCTGGACAGCGCCATCGCTCTGGACGGTTACGACAGCAACCGCACCACCGGCGCGTTCATCATCATCGACCGTCTGACCAATGGCACCGTCGGCGCCGGCATGATCATCGCACCGGCAGCCGCCACCCAGGGCGGCAAGTCCCACGGTCGCTCCGCTCACGTGACCACAGAGGAACGCGCCCAGCGCTTCGGCCAGCAACCGGCTACCGTGCTGTTCAGCGGTCTGTCGGGTGCGGGCAAGAGCACCTTGGCCTACGCCGTCGAGCGCAAGCTGTTCGACATGGGCCGCGCAGTGTTCGTGCTCGATGGCCAGAACCTGCGGCATGACCTGAACAAAGGTCTGCCACAGGACCGCGCCGGACGTACCGAAAACTGGCGTCGTGCCGCTCACGTGGCGCGCCAGTTCAACGAAGCGGGGCTGGTGACCCTGGCCGCCTTCGTGGCGCCTGATGCAGCCGGCCGTGAGCAGGCGCGTGACCTGATCGGCGCCGATCGGCTGCTGACCGTCTACGTTCAGGCCTCACCCCTGGTCTGCCGCGAACGCGACCCTCAGGGTCTGTACGCTGCGGATCAGGACAACATCCCGGGCGAGTCCTTCCCGTACGATGTGCCGCTCAACGCCGACCTGGTGATCGACACCCAGTCCTCGTCCGTCGAGGAGGGCGTCAAGCAAGTCCTGGATCTGCTGCGCAGCCACGGCGCGATCTAA